CTTCCTTGCCGACGAGGTCGGCCGCTCGCGACTCGAGTTCGTTCACCGTCGGGTCCTCGCCGTAGACGTCGTCGCCCACCTCGGCCGTCTTCGCCGCCTCGCGCATGGCCTCGTCGGGCTTCGTGACTGTATCGCTTCGAAGGTCGATCATGTGTCGCGGGTTCGATTCCGGAGGAGAAATAGGCGGTGGTACAGCCACGGCTCGCCGGTTCGGGGCGGTCGCTCAGAGCGACTTCTCGATGACGTATCCCCAGCGCTCGTAGTCCATCTCCTCGTAGTACTCGTGGACGCCCTCCTTCGCCAGCGGCGAGGCGAGCGCGACGTGTGCGCAGTCCTGCTCGCGCGCCCAGTCCTCGACGAACCTTACGAGGGCACGCCCGTGCCCTGCGCCCCGGTGGGCCTCGTCGACGACGAGGTCGTACAGCCAGGCGTGGCGGTCGTGGTGGAGGACCTGTCGGACGAGCACGCCGGCGACCCCGACCAGTTCCTC
This window of the Haloarchaeobius amylolyticus genome carries:
- a CDS encoding GNAT family N-acetyltransferase produces the protein MPIRELTTEAERREAVPILRQLWADERPKDVLDWTGADDYHLFGQYADEELVGVAGVLVRQVLHHDRHAWLYDLVVDEAHRGAGHGRALVRFVEDWAREQDCAHVALASPLAKEGVHEYYEEMDYERWGYVIEKSL